A region from the Sphaerodactylus townsendi isolate TG3544 linkage group LG01, MPM_Stown_v2.3, whole genome shotgun sequence genome encodes:
- the GPATCH11 gene encoding G patch domain-containing protein 11, whose protein sequence is MGDTEEDYMSDSFINVHQDIRPGVHMLRHVKEALKKEEKQKEANQRSRQKSIKEQEQEQRDHALSIALGNENKGFAMLQKMGYKSGQPLGKSGEGITEPIPLNMNKGRSGLGHEELRKRKAEENLENYRRKLHLRKQAEKQTTDLFKLRMKTKQEELQVKRDLEKSQKACHQLDMQKGLELPREIWFWLRPGRQEDVEEQEEEEEEEEDDLSASEKLQILTAYLRERYFYCTWCGTAYEDQEDLSSNCPGDTFADHE, encoded by the exons ATGGGAGACACAGAAGAGGACTACATGTCTGATTCCTTTATTAATGTTCA CCAGGACATCAGGCCAGGAGTACACATGCTGAGGCATGTAAaggaagctttaaaaaaagaagaaaaacaaaaagaagcgAACCAAAGAAGCAGGCAGAAGAGTATAAAAGAACAGGAACAAGAGCAACGCGATCATGCTTTAAGCATTGCTTTGGGAAATGAGAACAAAGGCTTTGCTATGCTTCAAAAGATGGGGTACAAAAGTGGGCAGCCTCTAGGCAAGAGTG GAGAAGGGATTACTGAGCCTATTCCTTTGAACATGAACAAAG GTAGAAGTGGGCTTGGACATGAAGAATTAAGAAAACGAAAAGCTGAAGAGAATCTGGAAAACTACAGAAGAAAACTTCACTTGCGAAAGCAAGCAGAGAAGCAGACCACTGACCTTTTCAA ATTGAGAATGAAAACCAAACAGGAGGAACTGCAAGTAAAACGGGACCTGGAGAAAAGCCAGAAAGCCTGCCACCAGTTAGATATGCAGAAA GGCCTTGAACTACCCAGAGAGATTTGGTTCTGGTTAAGACCAGGCAGGCAAGAAGATGtggaagagcaagaagaagaagaagaagaagaggaagatgactTAAGC GCATCAGAGAAATTACAAATTTTGACAGCATATTTAAGGGAACGTTATTTCTACTGCACCTGGTGTGGAACAGCCtatgaag